A DNA window from Brassica napus cultivar Da-Ae chromosome C1, Da-Ae, whole genome shotgun sequence contains the following coding sequences:
- the LOC106370790 gene encoding uncharacterized protein LOC106370790, which translates to MEIKSVACECCGLTEDCTQNYINKVKANFSGKWLCGLCSEAVSDEFSRDRKMTTVEEAVNAHVSFCSKFKANPAELVADGMRQMLRRRSGELLPAKSKKFGRSKTT; encoded by the coding sequence ATGGAGATCAAATCGGTGGCGTGCGAGTGTTGCGGCTTAACGGAAGATTGTACACAAAACTACATTAATAAGGTCAAAGCTAATTTTTCCGGAAAATGGCTTTGTGGGCTTTGCTCCGAGGCGGTGAGTGACGAATTCAGCCGTGATCGGAAGATGACGACAGTGGAGGAAGCTGTCAACGCCCACGTTTCGTTTTGTAGTAAGTTTAAAGCCAACCCGGCAGAACTCGTTGCAGACGGCATGAGGCAGATGCTACGTAGGAGGTCCGGTGAGTTGTTGCCGGCGAAGTCCAAGAAGTTTGGAAGATCTAAAACCACGTAG
- the LOC106370765 gene encoding non-specific lipid transfer protein GPI-anchored 26-like isoform X3: MKPGMCLLFLTVSMAVMSTVSAQSSCTDVLISMAPCLGYITGNSSSPSQQCCSQLAHVIRSSGECLCEVLKGGGPHLGINFNKTQALALPKACNVQTPPVSRCNEHGNGSKTVPGHRSSSRGSSIKVSFSLLAVLSAVSYIINYSRY, from the exons atgaaaccTGGAATGTGTTTACTGTTTCTTACAGTTTCAATGGCGGTGATGTCCACGGTTTCTGCTCAATCGAGCTGCACAGATGTGCTAATTAGTATGGCGCCATGTCTCGGCTACATCACCGGaaactcttcttctccttctcaacAATGCTGCAGTCAGTTGGCTCATGTTATCAGGTCTTCTGGTGAGTGTTTGTGTGAAGTTCTCAAAGGTGGAGGCCCTCATCTTGGGatcaattttaataaaacacaggCTCTTGCTTTGCCTAAAGCTTGTAATGTTCAAACTCCTCCTGTTAGTCGCTGCAACG AACATGGAAATGGATCAAAAACAGTTCCAGGACATAGGTCATCATCTCGTGGGAGTTCCATCAAGGTCTCATTCTCTCTTCTCGCCGTCCTATCTGCGGTTTCCTACATCATAAACTACTCCAGATACTGA
- the LOC106370765 gene encoding non-specific lipid transfer protein GPI-anchored 26-like isoform X1, which yields MKPGMCLLFLTVSMAVMSTVSAQSSCTDVLISMAPCLGYITGNSSSPSQQCCSQLAHVIRSSGECLCEVLKGGGPHLGINFNKTQALALPKACNVQTPPVSRCNDDSSVKSPTGPSNTSEHGNGSKTVPGHRSSSRGSSIKVSFSLLAVLSAVSYIINYSRY from the exons atgaaaccTGGAATGTGTTTACTGTTTCTTACAGTTTCAATGGCGGTGATGTCCACGGTTTCTGCTCAATCGAGCTGCACAGATGTGCTAATTAGTATGGCGCCATGTCTCGGCTACATCACCGGaaactcttcttctccttctcaacAATGCTGCAGTCAGTTGGCTCATGTTATCAGGTCTTCTGGTGAGTGTTTGTGTGAAGTTCTCAAAGGTGGAGGCCCTCATCTTGGGatcaattttaataaaacacaggCTCTTGCTTTGCCTAAAGCTTGTAATGTTCAAACTCCTCCTGTTAGTCGCTGCAACG ATGATTCTTCTGTTAAATCGCCTACAGGACCATCCAACACTTCAG AACATGGAAATGGATCAAAAACAGTTCCAGGACATAGGTCATCATCTCGTGGGAGTTCCATCAAGGTCTCATTCTCTCTTCTCGCCGTCCTATCTGCGGTTTCCTACATCATAAACTACTCCAGATACTGA
- the LOC106370765 gene encoding non-specific lipid transfer protein GPI-anchored 26-like isoform X2, with product MKPGMCLLFLTVSMAVMSTVSAQSSCTDVLISMAPCLGYITGNSSSPSQQCCSQLAHVIRSSGECLCEVLKGGGPHLGINFNKTQALALPKACNVQTPPVSRCNGPSNTSEHGNGSKTVPGHRSSSRGSSIKVSFSLLAVLSAVSYIINYSRY from the exons atgaaaccTGGAATGTGTTTACTGTTTCTTACAGTTTCAATGGCGGTGATGTCCACGGTTTCTGCTCAATCGAGCTGCACAGATGTGCTAATTAGTATGGCGCCATGTCTCGGCTACATCACCGGaaactcttcttctccttctcaacAATGCTGCAGTCAGTTGGCTCATGTTATCAGGTCTTCTGGTGAGTGTTTGTGTGAAGTTCTCAAAGGTGGAGGCCCTCATCTTGGGatcaattttaataaaacacaggCTCTTGCTTTGCCTAAAGCTTGTAATGTTCAAACTCCTCCTGTTAGTCGCTGCAACG GACCATCCAACACTTCAG AACATGGAAATGGATCAAAAACAGTTCCAGGACATAGGTCATCATCTCGTGGGAGTTCCATCAAGGTCTCATTCTCTCTTCTCGCCGTCCTATCTGCGGTTTCCTACATCATAAACTACTCCAGATACTGA
- the LOC106372728 gene encoding proteasome subunit beta type-2-A-like: MECVFGLVGNGFAIVAADTSAVHSILVHKNNEDKIMALDSHKLIAASGEPGDRVQFTEYVQKNVSLYQFRNGIPLTTAAAANFTRGELATALRKNPYSVNILMAGYDKEAGASLYYIDYIATLHKVDKGAFGYGSYFSLSTMDRHFRSDMSVEEAIELVDKCILEIRSRLVIAPPNFVIKIVDKDGAREHAWRQSVQDVTTAAV, from the exons ATGGAGTGCGTGTTCGGTCTCGTTGGTAATGGATTCGCTATCGTTGCGGCGGACACGTCGGCGGTTCACAGCATCCTTGTACACAAGAACAACGAGGACAAGATCATGGCCCTTGACTCTCACAAGCTCATCGCTGCAAGCGGCGAGCCTGGTGACCG ggTTCAGTTTACGGAGTATGTACAGAAGAATGTGTCACTGTATCAGTTCCGGAACGGCATCCCTTTGACTACCGCTGCTGCTGCCAATTTCACTCGCGGTGAGCTCGCCACTGCTTTGCGAAAG AATCCCTACTCTGTGAACATCCTGATGGCTGGCTACGACAAAGAAGCAGGCGCATCTCTTTACTACATTGACTACATTGCAACTCTTCACAAGGTTGACAAGGGCGCATTCGGTTACGGCTCATACTTCTCCCTCTCCACTATGGACAGGCACTTCCGCAGCGACATGTCTGTTGAAGAAGCCATCGAACTGGTCGACAAATGCATACTTGAGATCAGGTCAAGGCTGGTCATCGCCCCGCCAAACTTTGTGATCAAGATCGTCGACAAGGATGGAGCTCGCGAGCACGCTTGGCGTCAGTCTGTACAAGATGTCACCACTGCTGCTGTCTAA
- the LOC106372726 gene encoding DExH-box ATP-dependent RNA helicase DExH16, mitochondrial codes for MIIELFCKEQLILVYFIQSILHKIIKMAYSLLRIRKVSPFRISRVLQADKASLWRFHLEPECAQFLRLGVFTRNYGKILGSSNYDFTGSEPSSSFDFTDLTCPHTWYPIARRKKRKVILHVGPTNSGKTYNALKQLERSSSGVYCGPLRLLAWEVAKRLNKANVPCDLITGQEKELVEGANHKSVTVEMADVTSVYDCAIIDEIQMVGCKQRGFSFTRALLGIAANELHLCGDPAVVPLVEDILKVTGDDVEVLTYERLSPLVPLKVPVRSVSDIKTGDCLVTFSRKDIYRHKNTIEKAGKHLCSVVYGSLPPETRTAQATRFNDATNDFDVLVASDAIGMGLNLNISRIIFSTLEKFDGTETRDLTVSEIKQIAGRAGRFRSQFPVGEVTCLHKEDLPLLHSSLKSPSPIIERAGLFPTYDLLSRYSQAHPKLGLYKILEHFVENAKLSSNYFISNVEDMMKAAALVDELPLKLQDKYLFVVSPVDINDEISGRGFAQFAQNYSKTRVVKLREILSDDTVKVPRTPTELKELESIHKVLDLYVWLSLRLEDSFPDREVAASQKSICNVLIEQFLEANRLISHIPFSSKKLRSRRKF; via the exons ATGATTATTGAATTGTTCTGTAAAGAGCAATTGATCCTTGTCTACTTCATTCAATCAATTCTccacaaaattataaaaatggcGTATTCTCTTCTTCGGATTCGAAAGGTTTCACCTTTCCGAATCTCTCGTGTTCTTCAAG CTGATAAGGCAAGTTTGTGGCGGTTTCACTTGGAACCTGAGTGTGCTCAGTTTTTGAGGTTAGGTGTCTTCACTAGGAACTACGGAAAGATCTTAGGATCCTCTAACTACGACTTCACTGGCTCCGAACCATCCTCATCTTTCGATTTCACTGATCTCAC CTGTCCTCATACATGGTATCCAATTGCTCGGAGGAAGAAGCGCAAAGTCATTCTACATGTTGGCCCTACAAACAGTGGCAAAACATATAATGCCCTCAAGCAACTTGAGCGGAGTTCTTCAG GTGTATATTGTGGTCCGTTAAGATTGTTGGCATGGGAGGTAGCTAAACGCTTAAACAAAGCTAATGTTCCTTGTGATTTGATCACCGGACAAGAGAAAGAGTTAGTGGAAGGTGCTAATCACAAGTCTGTCACAGTTGAAATGGCTGATGTTACTTCTGTCTACGATTGTGCCATCATTGACGAGATTCAG ATGGTGGGATGTAAACAAAGGGGGTTTTCATTTACTCGTGCTCTACTTGGGATTGCAGCTAATGAACTACATTTATGTGGTGATCCAGCTGTCGTTCCTCTTGTTGAAGACATTCTGAAAGTAACCGGAGATGATGTCGAG GTTCTTACATATGAGAGGCTTTCACCATTAGTCCCTTTGAAGGTTCCTGTTCGGTCAGTTTCCGATATTAAAACTGGTGATTGTCTTGTAACCTTTTCGAGAAAAGATATATATAGGCATAAG AACACAATTGAAAAGGCAGGAAAGCATCTTTGCTCTGTGGTTTATGGTTCATTGCCTCCAGAGACTCGTACAGCGCAG GCAACAAGGTTTAACGACGCGACCAATGACTTTGATGTGCTTGTTGCGAGCGATGCGATTGGCATGGGTCTTAATTTGAATATTTCAAGAATTATCTTCTCCACCCTTGAAAAATTTGATGGTACCGAGACCAGAGACCTAACAGTATCTGAGATCAAACAAATTGCAG GGAGAGCCGGCAGATTCCGGTCACAGTTTCCTGTTGGAGAAGTAACTTGTTTGCATAAAGAAGATCTTCCGTTGCTTCATTCGTCTTTGAAGTCTCCTTCACCTATTATTgag CGTGCTGGACTGTTTCCAACGTATGACCTCCTATCTAGATATTCGCAAGCACACCCTAAACTCGGACTGTATAAGATTTTG GAACATTTCGTTGAAAATGCAAAGTTATCTTCAAACTACTTTATCTCTAATGTTGAAGACATGATG AAAGCTGCAGCTCTTGTTGATGAATTACCTCTCAAATTGCAAGACAAGTACCTATTTGTGGTCAG TCCAGTTGACATAAATGATGAAATATCTGGTCGGGGATTTGCACAG TTTGCTCAAAACTACTCGAAAACACGCGTTGTGAAGCTCCGAGAGATACTTTCAGATGACACAGTGAAGGTTCCCAGAACACCAACAGAGCTCAAAGAACTTGAATCCATTCACAAG GTTTTGGATCTTTACGTATGGTTAAGCTTAAGGCTAGAGGACTCTTTTCCTGACAGGGAAGTAGCAGCTTCACAAAAGTCAATCTGCAATGT ACTAATTGAGCAGTTCTTAGAGGCAAATAGATTGATCTCTCACATCCCCTTCTCAAGCAAAAAACTGAGGAGCCGGCGTAAATTCTAA
- the LOC106372727 gene encoding F-box protein At5g65850-like — translation MSWRMLQCSIPHFYPRDEICVNGVLYYTSLYKACMIVCFDVRSEKFNLIEVKGASVRRAVLGFMVNCNGKLGFSMSENHEGNVGFISGKSSRFKLWVLEDVEKQECSERVYVLPAEWKNIVGEHVLKFVGLSRTNEIVLSSWYSVKPFYLFYFNPGRNTVVRVEIEGVDMDGSKFAVL, via the coding sequence ATGTCATGGAGAATGCTTCAGTGTAGCATACCCCATTTCTATCCACGTGACGAGATATGCGTCAATGGTGTTTTGTATTATACATCTCTCTACAAGGCTTGTATGATAGTTTGCTTTGACGTTAGGTCTGAGAAGTTCAACCTTATTGAAGTCAAAGGAGCTAGTGTCAGAAGAGCTGTGCTAGGGTTTATGGTAAACTGCAATGGTAAATTAGGTTTTAGTATGTCTGAAAATCATGAAGGAAATGTCGGCTTTATCAGTGGAAAAAGTTCAAGGTTTAAGTTGTGGGTTCTAGAAGATGTTGAGAAACAGGAATGCTCTGAGCGTGTTTATGTATTGCCTGCTGAGTGGAAGAATATAGTTGGAGAACACGTGCTAAAATTTGTTGGTTTGTCGCGGACTAACGAGATTGTGTTGTCTTCGTGGTACTCAGTTAAACCTTTCTACCTCTTCTACTTCAATCCCGGGAGGAACACTGTCGTAAGAGTTGAAATTGAAGGAGTGGACATGGATGGGTCCAAGTTTGCTGTACTTTAA